GTCGCGGCCGGCGACGTGCTGGTCGTCCTCGAGGCGATGAAGATGGAAAACGACATCGTGGCCTCGAAGGGCGGCACGGTCGTCGAGATCCCCGTCGAGGAGGACCAGAGCGTCGACATGGGCGATACGCTGGTCGTCCTCGAGTAGATCGGATCGCTTCGGATTCGTTGTCGATTTTCTCAGCCGTCACCGGCCGGAACGTGTTCGGCTGAACGCTGAACTACCTTCGTTCGCAAGACGGGGATGCACGCGGTATCGAGACCCACCCTGCGAGCGGTCGACGGCGTCCGGACTCGTCTGCACGTGGTGCTGGCTCCGTCTTTGACCCATACGATCGATATCGCGTGCGCGGTCGGAAGCCGCGTACCGATCGGTTCGACCGTGCGGTCGGTGCGTCGATGTGCCGACTCCGCTCTAGAGCCATCGTCTTCCGCCGGTCGGCCCAAACCTGTGATCGACGGGTTCGAGAACCCGTCCGGTGGTTGTTCAGTCGGTCCGGGTCGACACGGTTCACGTTCGATCTTTTGTCCTGTCGTCTCCGTGGCCAGCGGTCCACTCGGCCCTCGAGTCCGACGAAAACGAGTACCCGATTAGTCGCCCGAAGCCGGCCGCTCGATCGTCGATGTCTCTTCCCACGGCAGCGGTCCGTCGTACTCCCCGGGAACGTACGGACAGAGCGGGTCGCTCGCGAGCGGATTCCCGGTGTGGGCGTAGGCCCGCGAGCGGCTGCCGCCGCAGACGTGGTGGTACGGACAGGCACCGCACTTCCCCTCGAGGTTGTCGCGATCGCGCAGCGACCGGAACAGCGACGAGTCGCGGTAGATGTCGGTGAGGGGTTCGTCGCGGACATTGCCGGCCGACTGCGGCAGGAAGCCCGAGGGGAAGACCTCGCCGGTGTGACTCACGAACGCGAAGCCGTCGCCGGCGATGATGCCGGTTCGGCGGCCGATGCCGTCTGCGGGTCCGTTTTCGGCGCTGGCACCGGAACCGGACCGAGGCCCGCCGCTCGAGCCGTCGGTCGCTCGCTGCATCGCGACCCGGCGGTACTGGGGCGCTTCGGTCGTCTTAACGCCGAACGGCTCCTCGTCGCTGACGTCGTTCAACCAGGCCATCACCGCGTCGGCCTCGTCGGGATCGATCGGCTCGAGGACGCGGCCGCGGCCGACGGGCACGAGGAAGAAGACGCTCCACAGGACCGCGCCGAGATCGCGCAGCAGCTCCCTGATCTCGGGGAGTTCGCCGACGGTCTGGCGGCAGACGGTTGTGTTCACCTGCACGGGGAGACCGGCCGCGCGGGCGTCCTCGACGGCTCGCACGGTTTCCTCGAAGCTCCCGTTCTCGCCGCGGAAGTCATCGTGGGTCGCGGCCGACGCGCCGTCGAAACTGACCGCCATCCGCTTCAGCCCGGCGTCGGCCAGCGCCTCGATGCGGTCGGCGGTCAGCGAGTGGGTCCCGCTGGGCGTGATCGTCATCCGGAGACCCAGGTCGGTCCCGTAATCGACCAGTTCCTCGACGTCGTCGCGGACGAGCGGATCGCCGCCCGAGAGGACGACTAACTGCCCCTCGCCGAACTCGGCGGCCTCCTCGAGCAGGCGCTTTCCCTCGGCCGTCGAGAGTTCGTCGGGGTGGCGTTTCTCCTGCGCGTCGGCCCGGCAGTGGTCGCAGGCGAGCGCGCAGGCCTGGGTGACCTCCCAGAT
The DNA window shown above is from Halopiger xanaduensis SH-6 and carries:
- a CDS encoding TIGR04053 family radical SAM/SPASM domain-containing protein gives rise to the protein MRPGHVDTSERPFVLIWEVTQACALACDHCRADAQEKRHPDELSTAEGKRLLEEAAEFGEGQLVVLSGGDPLVRDDVEELVDYGTDLGLRMTITPSGTHSLTADRIEALADAGLKRMAVSFDGASAATHDDFRGENGSFEETVRAVEDARAAGLPVQVNTTVCRQTVGELPEIRELLRDLGAVLWSVFFLVPVGRGRVLEPIDPDEADAVMAWLNDVSDEEPFGVKTTEAPQYRRVAMQRATDGSSGGPRSGSGASAENGPADGIGRRTGIIAGDGFAFVSHTGEVFPSGFLPQSAGNVRDEPLTDIYRDSSLFRSLRDRDNLEGKCGACPYHHVCGGSRSRAYAHTGNPLASDPLCPYVPGEYDGPLPWEETSTIERPASGD